In Syntrophales bacterium, a single window of DNA contains:
- the atpB gene encoding F0F1 ATP synthase subunit A yields the protein MHGEFLFVHIPGVADHVTHTWLIMALLALCGFLATRRMSVYPGRFQNVMEVVVGALNSLLVDTMGEQGKKFFPLIATLGLFILVSNLLGLVPGFVSPTSSLNMTIAMALIVFVLTHVVGVQIQGLKYFKQFLGPVWWLIPLMLPIEIISHLSRPLSLSVRLFGNIEGGHIVIIVLLILVPLLIPLPIYILKVLISFIQTLVFMLLSMMYIAGAMEEHH from the coding sequence ATGCACGGCGAATTTCTGTTTGTTCACATTCCCGGCGTTGCCGACCATGTCACGCATACGTGGCTGATTATGGCGCTTCTGGCTCTCTGCGGTTTTCTGGCCACCCGTAGAATGTCGGTTTATCCGGGGCGTTTCCAGAACGTCATGGAGGTCGTCGTGGGAGCCCTCAACTCGCTGCTCGTCGATACCATGGGGGAACAGGGCAAAAAATTCTTCCCGCTGATCGCGACGCTGGGACTCTTCATTCTGGTTTCCAACCTCCTCGGTCTTGTCCCCGGATTCGTCTCTCCGACATCAAGCTTGAACATGACCATCGCCATGGCGCTCATCGTATTCGTGTTGACTCACGTGGTGGGCGTCCAGATCCAGGGCCTCAAGTACTTCAAACAGTTCCTCGGACCGGTCTGGTGGCTCATCCCCCTGATGCTGCCCATCGAGATCATCAGCCACCTGTCCCGTCCCCTGTCCCTGTCGGTGCGGCTCTTCGGGAACATCGAAGGCGGGCACATCGTGATCATCGTTCTGTTGATCCTCGTTCCACTCCTGATCCCGCTGCCCATCTACATCCTGAAGGTTCTGATCTCCTTCATCCAGACCCTCGTATTCATGCTTCTTTCCATGATGTACATTGCAGGGGCCATGGAAGAGCATCACTGA
- a CDS encoding ATP synthase subunit I, whose protein sequence is MNRIEKDPLQARLEITNWLVLAVCLIISVLLMSAPFTYGILLGGFISIVNFHWLDRDLRKIFSNLSGKAKSALLLKYYLRLAVTAVVLYILISQSLVDIIGLLVGLSVVVMNIVLTAVLVFSKKNCVEEVL, encoded by the coding sequence GTGAACCGCATCGAAAAAGACCCCCTCCAGGCAAGACTTGAAATCACAAACTGGCTCGTGCTGGCGGTTTGTCTGATCATCAGTGTTTTGCTGATGTCCGCACCGTTCACCTATGGAATCCTTCTGGGCGGTTTCATCAGCATCGTCAATTTCCACTGGCTCGACCGGGACCTGCGGAAGATATTCTCCAACCTCTCCGGGAAAGCCAAGTCCGCCCTGCTCTTGAAATACTACCTGCGCCTCGCCGTTACGGCCGTGGTGCTTTACATCCTGATCAGCCAGTCCCTTGTGGATATCATCGGCCTGCTTGTCGGTCTTTCCGTGGTGGTGATGAACATCGTGCTGACGGCGGTTCTGGTATTCTCAAAAAAAAATTGCGTTGAGGAGGTTTTATAG
- a CDS encoding AtpZ/AtpI family protein, with protein sequence MKWDKSDRQSLIQLAYASTIGIAMVLTIFGGLYFGAWLDRKLGTDNHYFMFLFLAVGVIVGFRNIYLMIQRSATDEEPVIRYIKSEPHRKRPPPGKT encoded by the coding sequence ATGAAATGGGACAAATCAGACAGGCAGTCCCTGATCCAGTTGGCATACGCAAGCACCATCGGAATCGCGATGGTATTGACCATTTTCGGTGGGCTCTATTTCGGAGCCTGGCTGGACCGGAAACTGGGAACGGATAATCATTACTTCATGTTCCTGTTTCTGGCGGTCGGCGTGATCGTCGGATTCCGGAACATCTACCTGATGATCCAGAGAAGCGCGACGGATGAGGAACCCGTCATCCGATACATTAAAAGTGAACCGCATCGAAAAAGACCCCCTCCAGGCAAGACTTGA